GTCGTATCTTCTgtgtcatgttataatttttcaaaaattgcttgtATAGTTGTGTCGTACTCATGTCCATGTTTGTGTCTATGCTTCCTATTCCTACTCGGCTAATGATACCAGAGAGATAAAACCCTTAATTTTTGCTTCTTTCAGAATCTTGGTCTGACAGAGAATGAGTACATTGCTTGACAAATATCATAGATTTCTTGAAAAGAATTGGAGAACCAACCAACTTTTCTTCCATATGAATTTCTATTTCCCTttgttaattaataaaattgttgtcTTCTGTTTGGAACATGCTGCTATGAGCTatctctttttcaaattttgtttgtttccacATAACAAAGCCTTTTGGATTTATATTTATGACTGTTgaaatttcttgaaagtgatATGCAGTTATTAAATTCTTAAAATGTTACAATCTATGGGTGCACACTTTGTAAAGGTAATTCGAGAACTCACTGGCATTATACTGAGTCGGGGCCCCAAGCTTTGTAACTTTGTGGAGTGGAGGGGACTTAAAGTTGTCTATAAACGGTATGGTGTGATTGTTAATCTCTTTGTTCCAACTTCCTGTCTGCTCTCTTATAGTGTCACTGCTCTATGTTTTTACATATCTTGAAGAGGCATAACTGTTTCACTTCACATGTCATCATGTCCAGTTACGCCGGCCTCTATTTCAGTATGTGCATTGACCAGGATGACAATGAACTGGAGACCCTTGATATAATTCACCATTATGTTGAGATGCTGGACCGCTATTTTCTCAATGTAAGCATGTTAGACCCTCACCCGAAAATAGACTGCTGATAACTGTAATGTATCTGAAACTGAGTTTTTGGCATTTCTTTCTGCGTTCTTATTAGGTCTGTGAGCTGGACTTGATCTATAATTTTCACAAGGTATCTCTTTTTGTTATTCTGGTTTGTGTTCGagatctttttttatattttctcattttactTCCCAAAGTATATTTTAGTATGTAACAAGAGTAGCTAGAGATATGGCGTTTCATTTAATGGTGGAAGAGGACATGTGCTGCTGGTCCTAAGTATACGTATAAcagcataaatttttttggagttaTAACTTTCAATGTTTATATAATTCAGTGAACGCCagacagaaaatatttttaattgaattacaacagtttttctttttttgtctatttcttCTGTTTTAAATGAACCAATTATACGAGATATCTGTTTTGAGTATGCAGAGACTAAAATGGGAAATTAAAGGTAAAGAACAAATCAAAGGTGCTTGAAAAACCAGATTTGAGACCATTTATCAAAGGGGAAGAATGCGATTTTACTTGCACTTGTGGGGAGGAGGgagtttcttctcttttcttaattttggatgAATGACTGTTGTAAAACCTTGGAATTGGCAGGCTTATTATATACTGGATGAGCTCTTGCTTGCTGGGGAGCTTCAAGAGTCAAGCAGGAGAACAATTGCAAGGCTGGTAGCTGCACAGGTATGGTTTGTTACCAATTGTAATGCAATTTTTTCACAAGATTCCGATTTGATATATGGCTTGGgtatattaatttattgtagGATTCATTAGTAGAGACTGCTCGAGAGCAGGCCAGTTTACTAGGGGATTTGGTCAAGCAGGCCATGTGATCAGGCAGGCCACCAAATCGACAAATGGTTTTATATCTACACTTGtggaaaataatcaaaatatacaATCTCGAGCAACCTCTTATGGTAACTCTTACTCTTTTCAGTGACTGATGAACACAAGTTTCCTAAATGATAGTGGCACTGTGTATGTGATTTCTGCATTCGAATGTTACTTGGTGCATGCTCCCCTCCTCCTTCCCCCGCCAAAATCAAACGGTGTGAGGGAAAGTGTGCCGGCATTTAGCACAACAGAGTACtgtacttttttcctttttatctaTTGAATAATCTAGATGCTTCTACTTCATGCTGCGATCTGCAGCTAACAATGGGTCACCATGAAAAGGGGATGACTAGTGTTCTATGTATCCTCAGCCATTTAAGCATTGTCTCATGGAATAATGCTACtgacaataattttcacaacatttagttaataaatttttattggttcttaTTTGAGCCCACTTACTTTGATATCTACCGATAACAAATTGTCATCTCGatagttgtaaatttttttttgtaaacttCTTTGTGCATCTAGACTTATCGTTGTCTTATGTCCATGAATATGATAGGGTGAGGACATGAAACTAATTGACCTTTTCCCAATTTGGCCACAGGCAAACCCCAGGCCTCCCACCCAACCCTGTGCTAACCCTCCTTTAAAccatacataataaaataaatgtgtaaataatatGTCAATAGTCATGTAGCTCAAATCACACTTCCTTATATTTCTAACTAGGACGTCCAGAGTTTAAATCTCATTTTCTTAACTATggaattatcaaaataaatggGTAAATAAtatgtcaaaaataaaaatatggcTAGAATTGCTTGAACATCAATGTCATTTGAGTCATGGATGGTTGGCAAAAATCCAATGCCATCAGGGATTGTTAATGGAGTCATGGATGGttgctaaaaaaaatacatataaactgATCTAGCATAGCAATGGGGTAACATTATAAGTGTACAATCACTAAGTTGATACAAGGATTGTTAATCAAAGAAAAACTCATGATGAAAATCATATTGGTCATTAGTGGCTATAATTAAGAAGCAATATTCGTCACCATCAAGCCCATAAATTCATGGTTTCTTCACCGGAATGAGATATGAGCAATCAATAcactaaaataaatttactcaaaaaaaaaaaaaaaaaaaaaaaaaacactacaaTAAAGTGTTATATCCCTGAAAATGTCACTAAATTAAGCTTTGGAGACCATAGGTTGTGCCTCTAAGGTTGATTTTCTGCCTTACATGTGCTCCATTGCCAAGTCAATTatgtataagtgtttgtgggatgTGAAGAGTAAGGCCCGGGGTTCAAGTCTTAGGAATGagcttcatacacatatacacttagattaaactaGAGTATAAATTCTATctaatatcaaaaaaaaaaaaaaaaaaaaaaagtcaatcaaGTAATCATTGTATCATTAACACTAATGTTTTGAAAAGATTATATTTAATCAATTGATGAGGAATTTATTCAGTTAGTTTTTATGTGTATCTTATGCGTAGAGTACACGTACGTGCGTAAGATTGAGAATTATGCATGTTTTCCATTTGGTTTCTAAATGTATGGAAATAATCGCGTTCTTTTGAGTTGAAACGATCATTCACGTAATTTATTGAAGACGTAATTTACGTGTGTGTTTGCGTCCAAACCTGGGTCCTGTGcattgttcacgggacccacaaatctctttttttagcaaaatttttattaaaaattggtcccacggcactattcacacatttaaaaatgattttgttacagtattttcagttttcagtaataagcagtatccaaacagaccgaTTGCTAAAGTACGCGTTTTATGGatgaaatttttaaacaaagatTATACTTGTTGTCATCAAAGATGGCCAACAAATGATTGAGGCATCTAATTGATAGACATCTATTAAGTATTGGAGTAATGCTAATGACTGAAAGTAAGTGGtaaaatatatatctttatgCATGTGAGAGTTATCCTAACTAAAAAAAAGGgtccaaattttcttgtaaggTAGctctttatttacttatttattgaacaaagtttagttataaaattggttgtaatttaaaattacaaactcactcaataaaataaatattacaacatattttgaaaatctaattggtgaattgcatgttctttatgctcttaatacacgtcaaattttgtgtcaatcggatattatttattatatgatctagGCCTGTTCACGGGTCGGGCCAGGTCGGTTTTGGACCCAACCTAGACTCGACCTGCCGACGTCGGGTTGAGGAACCCGAAACCGACCACCAAAATCAATCGGTTGAGTCGATTTCGAGTGAGGGTAAGCGTCGGTCAATTTAGTCAGTCACTGGAAACTAAAAAAAGTCATCGAAATTTGCGAAAAAAGTCGTTGGAATTTGGAAAAAGTCCCCAAAATCTGcatttttcactaaaaattgttgaaatttgGCTAGATCTGGTCAAAATCTCGCTGGATTTAGCTTTTTTTGCAGATTTGGCCTGATTTTTTACATGGCTTTGGTTAGGTTCGAGTTGCTGGGGTTTTGGAGAAGCAAACCCACCACTCAACTTGCTAGTGTCGGTTCTTGAAAATAGAAACCCGCTGCCGACTAACTGGACCTTCAATTTGAGCCGGAATTGAGTTAGTGTTGGATGGTTTGGCCGGGTTGTCGAGCTCCGGTCAAGTCTAGACAACCCtaatatgatctataagcttatattttgtgcataattttaaattacaaaaacttgcaatttaaaaaatatattgatgacatagctattaatctttaattttcttgaaattttgcaagtatggaggatataagaaaaaagtaTAATCCAaagatggatttgtcaaaattcatctcttataaaaatatattgagtgagtttgtagtATTAAACTACAagcaattttgtaactaaattttgtctttatttatttatttatttacaattataacgAGGTGAAGgaatttaaatattgaaatgTCCCTTTTGGAAATACTAGAAGGTtctagttgagttacaagactcttgacttAAGGTAACTCTTAAAAGTCTTAGTGCGCTACTTTACCACCTTACCATCCAAGCTATGAAATTATGATTTTCTCAACACATTTTTCTACACACACATCACTCACAACATACAAAATCCTTAGGAATTTATAAGATTCACCATTTTCTCCACAAAatggatttatatatattctaaaaaaaattcacaaataataatttgatatctcaTAAACTTATTTACAAACATACACAATCTAATCTAATCcgattataagttataactaattTCCTTTAATGAAAGTACGAGatatttcttcttaaaaaaaaaagaaaaaaaaatactaaacttAGTCTTGATCAATTTAGATCACTTGCTaaataaacacataaaaaaaaaagcatcaatTTCAATAAACTTGAtctaaaatgaataaaaaaaaaaaaaaaaaaaactgaaatctGAAATAATTCCCGCCAAGCCGTTAATCCTCTAAGGTTGTGCCATGTCATGTGGTGGGTCCAGACACTAACGCATAAAGTAACGTCCGTCACCTGAGTGGAGCCTATATTACATTATTACTCTATTCGGTTCACTTTATCCTTTCCTCTGTTTCaaatcaagaacaaaaacaaagcaaagcaagcgcggtttagggttttagcaccaaaaaaaaaatcccaaatggAAAAAACggtctcttttctcttttcttctcttctaaaTTTTGAACAAATGAAGATCTCTCTGTGAGTtacgttttattttttattggatttcaggaagaagaagaaagcaaagaaGTTGGTCTGAGACAGTTAGAGGAGTCAGTGAATGCACACCCTGATGATCCTTCTCTTCACTTTGATCTCgtattttcctctctttttaaCTTGATTGGACTCTCTAATTCTTTGTTTagcttctcttttctttctttgtgtactaatttttcttccaaaaaacaaaaaaaagggagtgAGGTTGTGGGAGAATGGAGGAGAAGAATCGAACAATAAGGAAAAAGCGGCGGAGCACTTTGTAATATCGGCGAAACTAAACCCTCAAAACGGTGCCGCATTTAGATATTTAGGGCATTATTACTCAGGAGTTTCCCTTGATACCCAACGGGGTCTCAAGTGTTATCAGAGAGCTGTTTCACTCAATCCTGATGACCTCCAATCcggggtaattttttttttttttaaaatttaaattccgTCATCATTATTCAATGTGGAACTTCACTACTTAAGTAGCGCGAATATTTAATTTTGTGGAATAACAACAAATTGtggtgaaattgaaaaaaaaaaaaaaaaggaagcattGTGTGATTTGTTGGATAAAGATGGAAAGGAGAGTTTGGAGGTGGCAGTGTGCAGAGAAGCTTCAGAAAAGTTACCGAGAGCTTTTTGGGCATTTCGGAGATTGGGTTACTTGCAGGTCCTTATTTATCTACGTATCTATCTCTTTCTGTTTTATGTTGATATTAATCGATTAATTGATTTGTTATTACTGTCCATCACAGGCACATCAAAAGAAATGGCCTGAAGCTGTACAAAGTCTTCAACATGCCATTCGGGGCTATCCTGCCTGCCCTGAGTTATGGCAAGTATGTCTTCTATGGATCATATATTTgctcttgttttttatttttaaaatcttcattgttattggttt
This DNA window, taken from Quercus robur chromosome 2, dhQueRobu3.1, whole genome shotgun sequence, encodes the following:
- the LOC126712672 gene encoding AP-1 complex subunit sigma-2-like isoform X2 — its product is MLQSMGAHFVKVIRELTGIILSRGPKLCNFVEWRGLKVVYKRYAGLYFSMCIDQDDNELETLDIIHHYVEMLDRYFLNVCELDLIYNFHKAYYILDELLLAGELQESSRRTIARLVAAQDSLVETAREQASLLGDLVKQAM
- the LOC126712672 gene encoding AP-1 complex subunit sigma-2-like isoform X1 — protein: MIHFVILNNRQGKVRLTKWYSTYSQKERSKVIRELTGIILSRGPKLCNFVEWRGLKVVYKRYAGLYFSMCIDQDDNELETLDIIHHYVEMLDRYFLNVCELDLIYNFHKAYYILDELLLAGELQESSRRTIARLVAAQDSLVETAREQASLLGDLVKQAM